From Micromonospora nigra, one genomic window encodes:
- a CDS encoding acyltransferase domain-containing protein: MLAVLSPGQGSQKPGFLTPWLDLPGTEARLRWWSALAGVDLVHLGTDADADEIKDTALTQPLLVAAALLAAEHLPMYDVTLTAGHSVGELGAAALAGVLPAEAAITLAGVRGREMAAACALEPTGMAAVLGGDPDEVLTALAAHGLHPANRNGAGQVVAAGSVDGLDKLAAEPPARARIVRLRVAGAFHTPYMAAAESALAAVAAGITPTDPARILLSNLDGAAVTHGREMVQRLVRQVVSPVRWDLCVATMADLGVTGVLELPPAGTLAGLVKRELKGNGAPEIVTLNTPDDLPAARDLIARHGMAPSHEPTMQFRVVVAPSAGNFAPAPDVAEGDDVRVGQAIGQVVTRQGPVEVTAHDSGVLTEWLAHHDDPVAPGQPLARIGGHS; the protein is encoded by the coding sequence GTGCTCGCCGTACTCTCGCCCGGCCAGGGTTCCCAGAAACCCGGCTTCCTGACCCCATGGCTCGACCTGCCCGGCACGGAGGCGCGGCTGCGCTGGTGGTCCGCGCTGGCCGGCGTCGACCTGGTACACCTGGGCACCGACGCCGACGCCGACGAGATCAAGGACACGGCGCTCACCCAGCCGCTGCTGGTCGCCGCCGCGCTGCTCGCCGCCGAGCACCTGCCCATGTACGACGTGACCCTCACCGCCGGCCACAGCGTCGGCGAGCTGGGCGCGGCCGCGCTGGCCGGCGTGCTGCCGGCGGAGGCGGCGATCACCCTCGCCGGGGTCCGCGGCCGGGAGATGGCAGCCGCCTGCGCCCTGGAACCGACCGGCATGGCCGCTGTGCTCGGCGGGGACCCCGACGAGGTGCTCACCGCGCTCGCCGCCCACGGGCTGCACCCGGCCAACCGCAACGGCGCCGGTCAGGTCGTGGCCGCGGGCTCGGTCGACGGCCTGGACAAGCTGGCCGCCGAGCCGCCCGCGCGGGCCCGGATCGTCCGGCTCCGGGTGGCGGGCGCGTTCCACACCCCCTACATGGCGGCCGCCGAGTCGGCCCTCGCGGCGGTGGCCGCGGGGATCACCCCCACCGACCCGGCCCGGATCCTGTTGTCCAACCTCGACGGCGCCGCCGTCACCCACGGCCGGGAGATGGTGCAGCGGCTGGTCCGCCAGGTCGTCTCACCCGTGCGGTGGGACCTGTGCGTGGCCACCATGGCCGACCTCGGGGTGACCGGCGTGCTGGAGCTGCCGCCCGCCGGGACTCTCGCCGGCCTGGTCAAGCGCGAACTCAAGGGCAACGGCGCCCCGGAGATCGTCACCCTGAACACCCCCGACGACCTGCCCGCGGCCCGCGACCTGATCGCCCGGCACGGGATGGCCCCCAGTCACGAGCCGACCATGCAGTTCCGCGTCGTGGTCGCGCCGTCGGCGGGCAACTTCGCGCCGGCTCCGGACGTGGCGGAGGGCGACGACGTCCGCGTCGGCCAGGCCATCGGTCAGGTCGTCACCCGGCAGGGACCGGTCGAGGTGACCGCCCACGACAGTGGCGTGCTCACCGAGTGGCTGGCCCACCACGACGACCCGGTCGCCCCGGGTCAGCCGCTCGCCCGCATCGGAGGTCACTCATGA
- a CDS encoding beta-ketoacyl-ACP synthase III has translation MTGSRILALGHYQPSRVVTNDEIAQLVETNDEWIRDRVGVVTRRIAGDETVADMAAVAAGKALANSGLTAADIDLVVVATCTSVDRSPNVACRVAAKLGISAPAAYDINTACSGFAYALGTVDHAVRAGASRHALVIGAEKLSEFVDWTDRSTCIIFGDGAGAAVVTATAEGEPAGIGPVVWGSAPEKGDAVRIEGWRPYVAQEGQSVFRWATTELAPLARQACERAGVHPSELAAFVPHQANTRIIDGIAKRLGIPDAIIAKDIVESGNTSAASVPLALSKLVERREVPSGAPVLLFGFGGGLTYAGQVVRCP, from the coding sequence ATGACCGGGAGCCGCATCCTCGCGCTGGGGCACTACCAGCCCTCACGCGTGGTGACCAACGACGAGATCGCCCAGCTCGTCGAGACCAACGACGAGTGGATCCGCGACCGGGTGGGTGTGGTCACCCGGCGCATCGCCGGCGACGAGACGGTGGCCGACATGGCCGCCGTGGCCGCCGGCAAGGCCCTGGCCAACTCCGGCCTGACCGCCGCCGACATCGACCTGGTCGTGGTGGCCACCTGCACCTCCGTCGACCGCAGCCCCAACGTGGCCTGCCGGGTGGCGGCCAAGCTGGGCATCAGCGCGCCCGCGGCGTACGACATCAACACCGCCTGCTCCGGGTTCGCCTACGCCCTCGGCACGGTCGACCACGCGGTCCGGGCCGGTGCGTCGCGCCACGCCCTGGTCATCGGGGCGGAGAAGCTGTCGGAGTTCGTCGACTGGACGGACCGTTCGACCTGCATCATCTTCGGCGACGGCGCCGGTGCCGCGGTGGTCACCGCGACCGCCGAGGGCGAGCCCGCCGGGATCGGTCCGGTGGTGTGGGGATCGGCGCCGGAGAAGGGCGACGCGGTACGCATCGAAGGCTGGCGCCCGTACGTGGCGCAGGAGGGCCAGTCGGTCTTCCGGTGGGCCACCACGGAGCTGGCGCCGCTGGCCCGGCAGGCCTGCGAGCGGGCCGGCGTGCACCCGTCGGAGCTGGCCGCGTTCGTCCCGCACCAGGCGAACACCCGAATCATCGACGGCATCGCCAAGCGGCTGGGCATCCCCGACGCGATCATCGCGAAGGACATCGTCGAGTCCGGCAACACCTCGGCGGCGAGCGTGCCGCTGGCCCTGTCCAAGCTGGTCGAGCGGCGGGAGGTGCCCTCGGGCGCGCCCGTGCTGCTGTTCGGCTTCGGCGGCGGCCTGACCTACGCCGGTCAGGTCGTCCGCTGTCCCTGA
- a CDS encoding acyl carrier protein: MTRDEITAGLAEILEEVAGVNPDDVAEGKSFTDDLDVDSLSMVEVVVAAEEKFGVKIPDNEVQNLKTVGDAVSYIEAQS; encoded by the coding sequence ATGACCCGTGACGAGATCACCGCCGGCCTCGCCGAGATCCTCGAAGAGGTTGCCGGGGTGAACCCGGACGACGTGGCCGAGGGGAAGTCCTTCACCGACGACCTGGACGTCGACTCGCTCTCGATGGTGGAGGTCGTGGTGGCCGCCGAGGAGAAGTTCGGCGTCAAGATCCCCGACAACGAGGTGCAGAACCTCAAGACCGTCGGGGACGCCGTCAGCTACATCGAGGCGCAGTCCTGA
- the fabF gene encoding beta-ketoacyl-ACP synthase II, translating to MSRTDVVVTGLGATTPLGGDVASTWDAMLAGRSGVSALTQEWAGQLPVRIAAQLAVDPAGLIDRVKLRRLDRSESIAIIAAHQAWADAGLADSGLDPERLGVSVGSGIGGALTLLAQDDILEASGPRRVSPHTIPMLMPNGPAAWVGLELGAQAGVHSVASACATGAEAIALGMDMIRAGRADVVVAGGTEAVIHALPIAGFSSMRAMSTRNDDPERASRPWDKGRDGFVLGEGAGILVLERAEHATARGARIYARLAGAGITSDGYDIVQPHPEGAGAIRAISKAITDADIAKMDIVHVNAHATSTPVGDLAEITALRTALGDHPVLTATKSMSGHLLGAAGALESIATILAIRDGVVPPTINLDDPDDSLTLDVAANKARHLEIPAALNNSFGFGGHNVALVFTRA from the coding sequence ATGAGTCGCACCGACGTCGTCGTCACCGGGCTCGGCGCGACCACCCCGCTGGGCGGGGACGTCGCGTCGACCTGGGACGCCATGCTCGCCGGCCGCTCCGGGGTGAGTGCGCTCACCCAGGAGTGGGCCGGGCAACTGCCGGTCCGGATCGCCGCCCAGCTCGCGGTCGATCCGGCCGGCCTCATCGACCGGGTCAAGCTGCGCCGGCTGGACCGCTCCGAGTCGATCGCGATCATCGCCGCGCACCAGGCGTGGGCGGACGCGGGGCTGGCCGACTCCGGGCTGGACCCGGAGCGGCTCGGCGTCAGCGTCGGCTCGGGCATCGGCGGGGCGCTGACCCTGCTGGCCCAGGACGACATCCTGGAGGCCTCCGGGCCGCGGCGGGTCTCCCCGCACACCATCCCGATGCTGATGCCCAACGGCCCCGCCGCGTGGGTCGGGCTGGAGTTGGGCGCCCAGGCCGGCGTCCACTCGGTGGCCAGTGCCTGCGCGACCGGCGCGGAGGCCATCGCGCTGGGCATGGACATGATCCGGGCCGGCCGGGCAGACGTGGTGGTGGCCGGCGGCACCGAGGCGGTCATCCACGCGCTGCCGATCGCCGGCTTCTCGTCGATGCGGGCGATGTCGACCCGCAACGACGACCCGGAGCGGGCCTCCCGCCCGTGGGACAAGGGCCGCGACGGCTTCGTGCTGGGCGAGGGCGCCGGCATCCTGGTGCTGGAGCGGGCCGAGCACGCCACCGCGCGTGGTGCCCGGATCTACGCGCGTCTCGCCGGGGCGGGCATCACCTCCGACGGCTACGACATCGTCCAGCCGCATCCGGAGGGTGCCGGCGCGATCCGGGCAATCTCGAAGGCGATCACCGACGCGGACATCGCCAAGATGGACATCGTGCACGTCAACGCACACGCCACCTCCACGCCGGTGGGTGACCTGGCGGAGATCACCGCGCTGCGGACGGCGCTGGGTGACCACCCGGTGCTGACCGCCACCAAGTCCATGTCCGGTCACCTGCTGGGCGCGGCGGGGGCGTTGGAGTCCATCGCCACCATCCTGGCCATCCGGGACGGCGTCGTACCTCCGACGATCAACCTGGACGACCCGGACGACAGTCTCACGCTGGATGTGGCCGCCAACAAGGCGCGTCACCTGGAGATCCCCGCCGCGCTGAACAACTCGTTCGGCTTCGGCGGACACAATGTGGCTCTCGTCTTCACGCGGGCCTGA
- a CDS encoding acyl-CoA carboxylase subunit beta — protein MTTTVVGADTTVVDHRDPEVRLRSLLDAGTLRLLAPRDTSGVSWARGEIDGTPVVAYATDATRMGGAMGTEGCRHIVDAIDTAVRERVPVLGLWHSGGARLAEGVIALDAVGQVFAAMVRASGRVPQISVVLGPAAGGAAYGPALTDIVVMSGAGRIFVTGPEVVRSVTGEQVDMERLGGPEPHGRRSGVVHVTCADDDTALTEARKLAALLGRQGRLSPDDVTDAAGHDLAARMPAEANRAYDVKPVVTALLDAPGVELHAKWAPNVVTTLGRFAGRTVGVIANNPLRLGGCLDASSAEKAARFVRMCDSLGVPLIVLVDVPGYLPGLGQEWDGVVRRGAKLLHAFAEAVVPRVTLVTRKAYGGAYIAMNSRSLGATAVFAWPHAEVAVMGASAAVNILHRKRLAATPAEERDTLRAQLVAEQTREAGGVNRALEIGVVDDVITPAETRRRIAEALATAPAARGAHSNIPL, from the coding sequence GTGACCACCACCGTCGTCGGCGCGGACACCACCGTCGTGGACCATCGGGATCCCGAGGTGCGGCTGCGGTCGTTGCTCGACGCCGGTACGTTGCGGTTGCTCGCGCCGCGGGACACGTCGGGTGTGTCGTGGGCACGCGGCGAGATCGACGGCACGCCGGTGGTGGCGTATGCCACGGATGCCACGCGGATGGGCGGGGCGATGGGCACCGAGGGGTGTCGGCACATCGTGGACGCTATCGACACCGCGGTGCGGGAGCGGGTGCCGGTGCTCGGGTTGTGGCATTCCGGTGGCGCCCGGTTGGCCGAGGGTGTGATCGCGCTCGACGCGGTGGGGCAGGTGTTCGCCGCGATGGTGCGGGCCTCGGGGCGGGTGCCGCAGATCTCGGTGGTCCTCGGTCCGGCGGCCGGTGGTGCCGCGTACGGGCCGGCGTTGACCGACATCGTGGTGATGAGCGGCGCGGGCCGGATCTTCGTCACCGGCCCGGAGGTGGTGCGCAGCGTCACCGGTGAACAGGTCGACATGGAACGCCTCGGCGGCCCCGAGCCGCACGGCCGGCGTTCCGGGGTCGTGCACGTGACCTGCGCCGACGACGACACGGCCCTGACCGAGGCACGGAAACTGGCCGCGTTGCTGGGCCGCCAGGGGCGGCTGAGCCCCGACGACGTGACCGACGCCGCCGGCCACGACCTCGCCGCCCGGATGCCGGCCGAAGCCAACCGGGCCTACGACGTCAAGCCGGTGGTCACGGCTCTCCTCGACGCCCCCGGCGTGGAACTGCACGCCAAGTGGGCACCGAACGTGGTGACCACCCTCGGCCGCTTCGCCGGACGCACCGTCGGCGTGATCGCCAACAACCCGCTCCGCCTGGGCGGCTGCCTCGACGCCTCCAGCGCCGAGAAGGCCGCCCGCTTCGTGCGCATGTGCGACTCCCTCGGCGTGCCCCTGATCGTCCTCGTCGACGTCCCCGGCTACCTGCCCGGCCTCGGCCAGGAGTGGGACGGCGTCGTGCGCCGCGGCGCGAAACTCCTGCACGCGTTCGCCGAAGCCGTCGTGCCCCGCGTCACCCTCGTCACCCGCAAGGCCTACGGCGGCGCCTACATCGCGATGAACTCCCGTTCCCTCGGTGCGACCGCCGTGTTCGCCTGGCCCCACGCCGAGGTCGCCGTCATGGGCGCCAGCGCCGCCGTCAACATCCTGCACCGCAAGAGGCTCGCCGCCACCCCGGCCGAGGAACGCGACACCCTCCGCGCCCAGCTCGTCGCGGAGCAGACCCGCGAGGCCGGCGGCGTCAACCGCGCCCTCGAGATCGGCGTCGTCGACGACGTCATCACCCCCGCCGAAACCCGACGACGCATCGCCGAGGCGCTCGCCACCGCTCCCGCCGCCCGCGGTGCGCACAGCAACATCCCGCTGTAG
- a CDS encoding glycosyl hydrolase — translation MAGCLAAGVLGVVGGGVAAAGPVGAGSYTETLPAGRLLPKGCGDIATNPRLFVTPDAPQGAVPTNDWWSSLLWKRNDCAYSEPLHAHPVSYDTFNNGIGLSYTNTARITGGATGVSEFKFDYTEDIRVGVTGMSAPVVKVADWTDWTVTPFWSDGQRTMKATIGHGMPFSHYQITGGNARITGSTVAPTVWSNSGSTIGFSIGTDNYVAYAPTGAAWNVSGGVITSDLGGRGYFSVAVLPDGADRQELAAEYGRYAHAHVTDTRMAYSFDESTSTVRTTYEFVTTPREGTETRTVASLYPHQWRNMVGGTPIAQTYASARGRMKNLVGTASFTTRMAFHGVLPEVPAVADSSGADRTTITNYLNAELADPAKFLGPDTYWTGKGLGRAARIAEIADQLDMTDVRDSALRVIKERLIDWFTASSGETGQLFYYDRNWGTLIGYPASYLSDEDLNDHHFHYGYFIAAAATLAKFDPEFASDSQYGGMVDVLIRDANSYDRQDERFPYLRDYDIYAGHDWASGLAPFGSGNNQESSSEGMNFANGLIQWGQATNNKAIRDAGIFIYTTQAQAIAEYWFDVHDENFPAEFGRESVGMVWGDGGAYATWFSADPEMIQGINMLPVTGGHLYFGDHPEYVTANYEDLLRNNFGKPTVWQDIIWNFLAAGDGERALREFRANPTFTSEEGESKAHTFHWIRNLAALGNTDNTVTANHPLARVFTKDGARTYVASNITAEALTVTFSDGTTLDVPAGKTATSGAFTWSGGNATGGKVVTPGPTPTGTPTPTATPTPTATPTPTPTEPPNPMSPTQYLLAGGALGGAAGTGGSVSVAAANGNHDGTPTNAQVFTATGLTGTYTGQATTFDLSVDSGTSIGNGVQARVSYDLTGDGVVDRVETYAYFATDPLVGWEHYRQTQGLRSSTGTLGDLAGGTVKVEVWNAIGNTDTSLGIGDRSTVTLPFTAS, via the coding sequence ATGGCCGGGTGCCTCGCGGCCGGCGTCCTCGGCGTCGTGGGCGGCGGCGTCGCCGCTGCCGGCCCCGTCGGCGCGGGCAGCTACACCGAGACCCTGCCGGCCGGTCGCCTGCTGCCCAAGGGCTGCGGCGACATCGCCACCAACCCCCGGCTCTTCGTCACCCCCGACGCGCCGCAGGGCGCGGTGCCCACCAACGACTGGTGGTCGTCGCTGCTGTGGAAGCGCAATGACTGCGCCTACAGCGAGCCCCTGCACGCCCACCCGGTCTCCTACGACACCTTCAACAACGGCATCGGGCTGTCGTACACCAACACGGCGCGGATCACCGGTGGTGCCACCGGGGTCAGCGAGTTCAAGTTCGACTACACCGAGGACATCCGGGTCGGCGTCACCGGGATGAGCGCCCCGGTCGTCAAGGTCGCCGACTGGACCGACTGGACCGTGACTCCGTTCTGGAGCGACGGTCAGCGCACGATGAAGGCCACCATCGGCCACGGCATGCCGTTCAGCCACTACCAGATCACCGGCGGCAACGCCCGGATCACCGGCAGCACGGTCGCACCCACCGTCTGGTCGAACAGCGGCTCGACGATCGGCTTCAGCATCGGCACCGACAACTACGTCGCGTACGCGCCGACCGGCGCGGCCTGGAACGTCTCCGGCGGGGTCATCACCTCCGACCTGGGCGGCCGGGGCTACTTCTCCGTCGCCGTGCTCCCCGACGGCGCCGACCGGCAGGAACTGGCCGCCGAGTACGGCAGGTACGCCCACGCCCACGTCACCGACACCCGCATGGCGTACTCGTTCGACGAGTCGACCAGCACGGTGCGCACGACGTACGAGTTCGTCACCACCCCGCGTGAGGGCACCGAGACGAGGACCGTCGCCTCGCTCTACCCGCACCAGTGGCGCAACATGGTCGGGGGCACCCCGATCGCGCAGACCTACGCCTCCGCCCGGGGCAGGATGAAGAACCTCGTCGGCACCGCGTCCTTCACCACCCGGATGGCGTTCCACGGTGTCCTGCCGGAGGTCCCGGCCGTCGCCGACTCCTCCGGCGCGGACCGCACCACCATCACCAACTACCTCAACGCGGAGCTCGCCGACCCGGCGAAGTTCCTCGGCCCGGACACCTACTGGACCGGCAAGGGTCTCGGCCGCGCGGCCCGGATCGCGGAGATCGCCGACCAGCTGGACATGACCGACGTGCGCGACTCCGCGCTCAGGGTCATCAAGGAGCGGCTCATCGACTGGTTCACCGCCAGCTCGGGCGAGACCGGCCAGCTCTTCTACTACGACCGGAACTGGGGCACGCTGATCGGCTACCCCGCGTCGTACCTGTCCGACGAGGACCTCAACGACCACCACTTCCACTACGGCTACTTCATCGCCGCCGCCGCCACCCTGGCCAAGTTCGATCCCGAGTTCGCCAGCGACAGCCAGTACGGCGGCATGGTGGACGTCCTGATCCGGGACGCCAACAGCTACGACCGTCAGGACGAGCGCTTCCCCTACCTGCGGGACTACGACATCTACGCGGGCCACGACTGGGCCTCCGGGCTGGCGCCGTTCGGCTCCGGAAACAACCAGGAGTCCTCGTCCGAGGGCATGAACTTCGCCAACGGCCTGATCCAGTGGGGCCAGGCGACCAACAACAAGGCGATCCGGGACGCCGGCATCTTCATCTACACCACACAGGCCCAGGCAATCGCCGAGTACTGGTTCGACGTGCACGACGAGAACTTCCCGGCCGAGTTCGGCCGCGAGTCGGTCGGCATGGTCTGGGGCGACGGCGGTGCGTACGCCACCTGGTTCTCCGCCGACCCGGAGATGATCCAGGGCATCAACATGCTGCCCGTCACCGGCGGTCACCTCTACTTCGGCGACCACCCGGAGTACGTCACGGCCAACTACGAGGACCTGCTGCGCAACAACTTCGGCAAGCCGACGGTGTGGCAGGACATCATCTGGAACTTCCTGGCCGCCGGTGACGGCGAGCGGGCCCTGCGGGAGTTCCGCGCCAATCCGACCTTCACCAGCGAGGAGGGCGAGAGCAAGGCACACACCTTCCACTGGATCCGCAACCTGGCCGCGCTGGGCAACACGGACAACACGGTGACCGCGAACCACCCGCTGGCAAGGGTGTTCACCAAGGACGGGGCACGCACCTACGTCGCGTCCAACATCACCGCCGAGGCGCTGACGGTCACCTTCTCCGACGGCACCACGCTGGACGTGCCGGCGGGTAAGACCGCGACCTCGGGCGCGTTCACCTGGAGCGGCGGCAACGCCACGGGCGGCAAGGTCGTCACGCCGGGCCCCACGCCCACGGGCACGCCGACCCCGACGGCCACGCCGACGCCGACGGCCACGCCGACCCCGACGCCGACGGAACCCCCGAACCCGATGAGTCCGACCCAGTACCTGCTCGCCGGTGGCGCACTGGGCGGTGCGGCGGGCACCGGGGGATCGGTGTCGGTAGCGGCGGCGAACGGCAACCACGACGGCACGCCGACCAACGCGCAGGTGTTCACCGCCACCGGGCTCACCGGCACCTACACCGGGCAGGCGACCACCTTCGACCTGTCCGTGGACTCCGGCACCAGCATCGGCAACGGCGTCCAGGCCCGGGTGTCGTACGACCTGACCGGCGACGGTGTCGTCGACCGGGTGGAGACGTACGCCTACTTCGCCACCGACCCGCTGGTCGGCTGGGAGCACTACAGGCAGACCCAGGGCCTGCGCTCCTCGACCGGCACCCTCGGCGACCTGGCCGGCGGCACGGTCAAGGTCGAGGTCTGGAACGCGATCGGTAACACCGACACGAGCCTGGGGATCGGCGACCGGTCGACGGTCACCCTTCCGTTCACCGCCTCCTGA
- a CDS encoding lipoprotein, whose product MRRRVSATVLAVLTISLVGGCADEPTPEAAAPRSTGAPWHDEHTAGTGAGSVGAPGTACELPVAFPLPEGWKAEAVDANPDGEIEEAIVEALTKRGGTTAVCEVDGREQGGGFLRVWTADQPDAAPRDALETFVAAEEGLTDQEYREVRAGTFDAVEATWSATSELLEEDSRSWATAVRVGDTTVLLTVSESLLAEAGDILPAYRLATGQLAAAG is encoded by the coding sequence ATGCGACGACGGGTGTCCGCGACGGTCCTGGCGGTCCTCACCATCAGCCTGGTCGGCGGCTGCGCCGACGAGCCCACTCCGGAGGCCGCCGCCCCCCGGTCGACCGGGGCACCCTGGCACGACGAGCACACCGCCGGCACCGGCGCCGGCAGCGTCGGCGCCCCGGGCACGGCCTGCGAACTGCCGGTGGCCTTCCCGCTGCCCGAGGGCTGGAAGGCGGAGGCCGTCGACGCCAACCCGGACGGCGAGATCGAGGAGGCCATCGTGGAGGCGCTCACCAAGCGGGGTGGCACCACCGCCGTCTGCGAGGTGGACGGTCGCGAACAGGGCGGCGGCTTCCTCCGGGTGTGGACCGCCGACCAGCCCGATGCCGCGCCACGGGACGCGCTCGAGACGTTCGTCGCCGCCGAGGAGGGCCTGACCGACCAGGAGTACCGGGAGGTCCGGGCCGGAACCTTCGACGCGGTCGAGGCGACCTGGTCGGCCACCAGCGAACTGCTGGAGGAGGACAGCAGGTCCTGGGCGACGGCGGTACGGGTCGGCGACACGACGGTGCTGCTCACCGTCAGCGAGAGCCTGCTCGCCGAGGCCGGGGACATCCTGCCCGCGTACCGCCTGGCGACCGGTCAACTCGCCGCGGCCGGCTGA
- a CDS encoding glycoside hydrolase family 3 protein, whose product MGRVSITPRRVGAALVVLTALLAAGCSGDDRRPGPAPTSAPATAATPGAGAPAGDPAARAAALVASLADEDLVGQVLMPYAYGDRATEVSSGSAAGNRALGGVDTPAEMVTKYRLGGLILVGFSADDPTSGNQETTNVDNPEQVRALTAGLREAAGKLPAGAAPLLIGTDQEYGVVTRVTTGVTMLPSALAAGAAGDPALTEAAWRAAGTELAAMGVNLDFAPVADVLVTRSTVIGSRSFGADPERAAAQVGGAVRGLQSAGVAATVKHFPGHGHSAADSHEGLPVLRQSRRTLEEAAWSPFAAGVDAGAMAVMSAHLDVRAVDPGTPATFSYKLLTEVLRGQLGFQGVVITDGMNMPPAKRWAPGEAAVRALKAGNDLILMPPHVGQAYDGLLAALRDGSLPRARLVEAATRVLTMKFRLADRPTPELSTLRAPEHRDAARRLAAAAVTVLRGSCAGDGVRGPVTVTSSGGREHTRKALTEALTAAGVKVMPSGGTVVHLVGYGDGRGDLRAGAAVTVAMDTPYVLADAASPTLLATYSSSRSSMDALAEVLAGKARPGGRSPVKVPGLPATTCGT is encoded by the coding sequence ATGGGCCGTGTGTCGATTACCCCGCGGCGTGTCGGCGCCGCGCTCGTCGTCCTGACCGCGCTGCTCGCCGCCGGGTGCTCCGGCGACGATCGGCGGCCCGGCCCGGCCCCCACCTCGGCCCCGGCCACCGCCGCGACGCCCGGGGCGGGCGCACCGGCCGGCGATCCGGCCGCCAGGGCCGCGGCCCTGGTCGCCAGCCTGGCCGACGAGGACCTGGTCGGTCAGGTCCTGATGCCCTACGCCTACGGCGACAGGGCCACCGAGGTGTCGTCCGGCTCGGCGGCCGGCAACCGCGCTCTCGGCGGGGTCGACACCCCCGCCGAGATGGTGACGAAGTACCGCCTCGGCGGGCTGATCCTGGTCGGCTTCAGCGCGGACGACCCCACCAGCGGCAACCAGGAGACCACCAACGTCGACAACCCGGAGCAGGTCCGCGCGCTGACCGCCGGCCTGCGCGAGGCCGCCGGCAAGCTGCCCGCCGGTGCCGCGCCGTTGCTCATCGGCACCGACCAGGAGTACGGCGTGGTCACCCGCGTCACCACCGGAGTGACCATGCTGCCCAGCGCCCTCGCGGCCGGGGCCGCCGGTGACCCGGCGCTGACCGAGGCCGCCTGGCGGGCCGCCGGCACCGAGCTGGCCGCCATGGGCGTCAACCTCGACTTCGCGCCCGTCGCCGACGTGCTCGTCACGCGCAGCACCGTGATCGGGTCCCGCTCCTTCGGCGCGGACCCCGAGCGGGCGGCGGCGCAGGTCGGCGGGGCGGTCCGGGGACTGCAGTCCGCCGGGGTCGCCGCCACCGTCAAGCACTTCCCGGGCCACGGGCACAGCGCCGCCGACTCGCACGAGGGCCTGCCGGTGCTGCGGCAGTCGCGCCGCACGCTGGAGGAGGCGGCGTGGTCGCCGTTCGCCGCCGGCGTGGACGCCGGGGCGATGGCCGTCATGTCGGCCCATCTCGACGTCCGCGCGGTCGACCCGGGAACGCCGGCCACGTTCTCGTACAAGCTGCTGACCGAGGTGCTGCGGGGACAGCTCGGATTCCAGGGCGTGGTGATCACCGACGGGATGAACATGCCGCCGGCCAAGCGCTGGGCGCCGGGGGAGGCCGCGGTACGCGCGTTGAAGGCCGGCAACGACCTGATCCTGATGCCGCCGCACGTCGGCCAGGCGTACGACGGGCTGCTCGCGGCGCTGCGGGACGGGTCGCTGCCCCGGGCCCGGCTCGTCGAGGCGGCCACCCGGGTGCTGACCATGAAGTTCCGGCTGGCCGACCGGCCCACGCCGGAGCTGTCGACGCTGCGTGCGCCGGAGCACCGGGACGCGGCACGGCGGCTCGCCGCGGCGGCCGTCACCGTGCTGCGCGGCTCCTGCGCGGGCGACGGGGTGCGCGGGCCGGTGACCGTCACCTCCTCCGGCGGGCGGGAGCACACCCGCAAGGCGTTGACCGAGGCGCTGACGGCGGCCGGGGTGAAGGTGATGCCGAGCGGCGGCACGGTGGTCCACCTGGTCGGCTACGGCGACGGCAGGGGCGACCTGCGGGCCGGGGCCGCCGTGACCGTCGCGATGGACACCCCGTACGTGCTGGCGGACGCCGCCTCGCCGACGTTGCTCGCGACGTACTCGTCGAGCCGGTCCTCGATGGACGCGTTGGCCGAGGTGCTCGCCGGCAAGGCCCGGCCGGGCGGCCGGTCCCCGGTGAAGGTGCCGGGTCTGCCGGCCACCACCTGCGGGACCTGA
- a CDS encoding DUF3145 domain-containing protein: MPTRGVVYVHSTPLAVCSHVEWAIARVLAAPVNLQWTTQPVDPGARRAECGWSGRPGTGAELAAALRQWPMIRFEVTEEPGPGVDGERFMYVPGRGLFRASVGAAGDIQLGEDRLRSIMASARAPEALAHALDKALGTAWDAELEPYRHAGDGAPVTLLTRVG, encoded by the coding sequence GTGCCAACGCGTGGCGTCGTATACGTCCACTCGACCCCGCTCGCCGTGTGCTCACACGTCGAGTGGGCGATCGCGCGCGTCCTCGCCGCGCCGGTCAACCTGCAGTGGACAACCCAACCCGTCGATCCCGGCGCCCGCCGGGCGGAGTGCGGGTGGTCCGGTCGTCCGGGGACGGGCGCCGAGCTGGCTGCTGCCCTCCGGCAGTGGCCCATGATCCGTTTCGAGGTGACCGAGGAGCCCGGCCCCGGGGTCGACGGCGAACGGTTCATGTACGTACCCGGGCGCGGGCTGTTCCGCGCCAGCGTGGGTGCGGCCGGTGACATCCAGCTCGGGGAGGACCGGCTGCGCAGCATCATGGCGTCCGCGCGGGCCCCGGAAGCCCTCGCGCACGCCCTCGACAAGGCCCTCGGCACGGCCTGGGACGCCGAACTGGAGCCCTACCGCCATGCCGGCGACGGCGCGCCGGTGACCCTGTTGACCCGGGTCGGCTGA